The Sphingobacterium lactis sequence AAAGGTTGGGTTGGTGATGGCTTGTGTACCCACAATAACACGGTAAACTCCTGCATCGACCAATTCCTTCACTTTCTCGATGCTGCGGACACCACCACCGTACTGCACCTTCATCTCCGTTTTCTGGATGATGTCGAAAAGGTACTCTTGGTTGCTGAAGTCGCCCTTTGCGCCGTTCAAGTCAATGATATGGACAATCTCAGTACCATTAGCATGGTACTTCTGGATCTGTTCCTCCAAAGAAATAGGATATTTGGTAACATCTTCATAGTTACCTTCTCTTAAGCGGACAACCTGTTTGTCCAAAACGTCGATTGCAGGTATAATATACATAGTCTAAAAAATTCAATTAAAATTCATTAAAGTTCCGCAGCAGCTGTTCCCCAACTTTCCCAGATTTCTCAGGGTGGAATTGAACCGCCCAGAAATTATCTCGAGAAATTGCTGCTGAAAAAGGCAACCCATAATCACAGGTTGCTATTGTATAGGTTAGCTCATGCTCAATAAAATAAGAATGAACGAAATAAAAATAGGAATTATTAGGGATATCACGGAAAAGAGGGCATGATTTTTCAAATTCGATACTATTCCAGCCCATGTGTGGGACCTTTTCCTGAATTCTTTTATCGAAGTGTAACGTCTTTAAGGGCATAATCCCTAATAAATTCGCATCTCCTTCTTCGGAATAATCAGTCAGGAGTTGCATCCCGACACAGATACCCAACACCGGTTTCGTCAGCGATTTGATGGTTTCGACAAGACCGGAATCCGCTAATTTCTGCATCGCTGCTCCCGCATGGCCAACGCCCGGAATAATGATCTTATCAAACCGATCGAAGTCCTCCGGCGTATTGATCATGCCATAATCAATGCCAACCCGATTTAAGGCCGCCGTAATCGAAAATATATTGCCCGCGCCATAATTTACTATACCAATCATATCTTATCCCCTCTTTACTGGCCTACAATAGCCCCTTTGTGCTCGGTAATTGCATGTTGTCCGCATCTCTGCGCACTGCCTTTTTAATGGTCTTCGCAAAGGCTTTGAAAATCGCCTCGATCTTATGGTGCTCATTATCACCTGTTGCCTGAATGTTCAGGTTCGATTTGGAGGCATCAGAGAAAGACTTGAAGAAATGGAAGAACATTTCCGTAGGCATATCACCGATCTTCTCCCGCTTGAACTCCGCATCCCAAACGATCCAGTTCCGACCGCCGAAATCAATGGCCACTTGCGCCAGGCAATCGTCCATTGGCAACGTAAAGGCATAACGCTCAATTCCACGTTTATTGCCCAGGGCTGTCAAAAAGATTTCACCCAATGCAATGCCCGTATCCTCAATGGTATGATGTTCGTCAATGTGCAAGTCTCCTTTCGCTTTGATCGTCAGATCCAATGCCCCATGACGGGCCAATTGGTCCAACATGTGGTCGAAGAAAGGAAGGCCTGTATCGATGTCGGATTTACCGGATCCATCGAGATTCAATTGGATATAAATATCCGTTTCGTTTGTTTTACGGTGATGTTCAGCTGTTCGGGTTCCCAATTTCAGGAACTCATAGATCGCTTGCCAATCATCTGTTTCCAGACCAATTGTATCCGTTGTAAATTCAATGCCTTCAAGCTTGCCCAACTCATCGTTTTTACGCAGCCAAATTGCCTTAGCACCTAAGTTCTGCGCCAATCGCACATCATTCACCCGGTCTCCAATAACGAAGGAATTGGCTAAATCATATTGCGTGGCATCAAAATATTCCTTGAGCATACCTACCCCCGGTTTGCGGGTGTCCGCATTTTCATGGGGAAAAGTCTTGTCGATGTGTTCTTTGACAAAGGTTACCCCCTCTCCTGCAAATGTCTCCACCACAAATTGATGTACAGGCAGAAAGTTCTCCTCAGGGTGTGCACTTGTGCCGAGACCATCTTGGTTGCTCACCATTACCAACTCAAAATCTAACTCTTTTGCTATTTTAGGAAGATATTGCAAAGCGCCCGGGTAGAACTTAAGCTTAGCAAAGGAGTCGATCTGTTCGTCCTCCGGTTCTAAGATCAAGGTCCCATCCCTGTCGATAAACAAAACTCTTTTCAATTGATCAGCCATTGTATGTTACTTATAAAAAACTTGGATTTCTTCTAATAGTCTTTCGTTCTCTGGTTTTGTCCCTACCGTAATCCGTAGACTTCCCTCGCAGAGGGTAACTTTTGAACGGTCGCGAACAATAATCCCCTTGTTGACCAAGAAGTTATACAGCTCGCGGGGTTGCGCCAATTTTACCAAAATAAAATTAGCATCCGATGGGGTAATATGCTCCACTTGCGGCAATGCCTGCAACTGGCCAACCAAGATTTCACGCTCCTGGACAGTGGATTTGATCCATTCGTTCACTACCTCCACATTGTCCAGCGCTTCCAGTACTAAATCCTGCGTCGCCTGATTAATGTTGTAAGGCGGTTTGATTTTATTGAATACGGCGATGATATCCCTGCTCGCAAAGGCAAGTCCTAAGCGCAATGCGGCCAATCCCCAAGCTTTGGAGAGTGTCTGCAGGACCACCAGGTTTGGAAATTCCGGCAGACTGTGCGTAAAGGATTTCTGTTTGGAATAGTTGATGTATGCTTCATCCACCACCACAAGTCCCTTGAAATTTACCAGTAAGGTTTCAATATCCAGCGGATTGATGCTATTGCCCGAAGGATTGTTCGGCGAACACACAAAAATCATCTTTGTATGCATATCAATTGCTTCAGCAATACCATCGAGGTCAAGCTGGTAATCTGGTGTCAGGTTCACCTTGCGGATCTGCACATCGTTAATATTTGCGGAAACCTCGTACATCCCGTAGGTTGGAGGCACCAGGATAACATTATCTTTTCCTGGCGTACAGCATGCACGGTACAGGATATCGATGGCTTCATCCGAGCCGTTCCCAAGAAACATATTTCCTGCAGGAACACCTTTTATACTTTCTAATTTGGCCTTTAACTTATGCTGAAGTGGATCGGGATAACGGTTGTAATCATGGGGCAGTGGCGAACCAAATGCGTTTTCATTGGCATCCAGGAAAATGGACGCATCGCCTTTAAATTCATCCCTAGCTGATGAATAAGGAACCAGGTTTTTAATATTATCCCTAAGAATTTCGGTTAAGTTGAAGGACATGGTATTCGTATAAAATTTTCGCGCTGTAAATATGGCTAAAATTCCATAAAAACACTAAACTAAAAACCATTTCCCTTCTACAGAAAGCTCAGTTTCAGGAAATATGGTCCGCGCTTCGTCCAAAAGTGGCTGAAGTGTACGGTATCTGGCAGAATAATGGCCGAGCAACAATTTCTTCGCGCCGACTTCCTTGGCAATTTCCGCTGCTTCCAATGAAGTGGTATGGAAGGTTTCCTTCGCCCGATCGACCATCTCATGAAGGAACGTACTTTCATGATAAAGCAGGTCAACACCTTGGATGCTGGACAGATAAATGGGATGTCGGACAGTATCCGAACAATAGGCGTAACTCCGGGATGCCGGTGGTGGCAGGGTAAGTTCCTCCGCCTTGAATACCTTCCCTTGCGGATCGACATAATCAATCCCCTTTTTGAGTGCAGCGAAGTACACTTTGGGGATGTTATACCGTTCCACCAGGTCGGCTTTCAGCGTTGCTGCTCGTTTTCCCTCATCGAAACGGAATCCCGTGCAAGAAATACGGTGGATCAACGGAAAGGACCGTACAGTCAGCATCCGGGTTTCATAGATCACCTCTTCCCGGTCCGGATTGGTCACATGAAAGATGATGTTATACCGGATAACGGTTTCGGAGTATTTAAAATGGAGTTCCAGGATTTCCTGCAGCGGTGCAGGCCCATAGATGTGCAGATCGGCCTTCCGGCCTACCAAGTGCATGGAGGACACCAACCCGACCAAGCCGAGGTAGTGATCTCCATGTAGATGGCTGATAAAGATATGATCAATGCGGTTGCTCTTGATGCCATAGCGTGAAAGCTGCATTTGCGTGCCCTCACCACAATCGATCAAAAACAACTGTTCATTATAGTTGATGACTTGAGAAGTTGGGTGCCGTTCGAACATAGGTGTCGCCGAACTGTTCCCCAAGATCAAAACCTCAAATCGTAACATATTAGGATTGTGCTTCTTTTAAATCCAAACGGATTTCATTACCAAAGATCAAATCCTTTGCTTTTTCAATATTGGGCGTGATGATCAGGTATTTGTCCAAGCCTAACGATGCGATGTAATTCTTTACCGGTTCGTTCAGGTTGGTCAGGATAAACAGCCCGCCTGTAGATTTACACAATCTTCTCGCCAGCAGTCCCGTGCGAATGCCCGCTTCATCCGTTTCCTGGACATTATTTAAATCCAACACGATATTACGCTGCCCACCGGTGTTGCGCAACATAAATTCCCCTTTCAAACTTGCGGCAGTATCCCCGTTTAACTTATCCGTTAGCGGCTCAATCACCACATACCTATCGTATTTATCTACCGTAAATTTCATATTTAAATAAATTAGCGTTGTCTATTTCAGGTTCTGCAATTCCCGGGTAACATTCGCTTCCACACGTTTCAACACGTCTCCCTCTTCAGGATATTGGAAGGATTCTCCCGTAATATGCTCGAAAAGTTCAATATAGCGTTCAGAAATGGATTTTACAATTTCTTCGGTCATTTCAGGTACTTTTTGACCATCCTTGCCCTGGAAACCATTCTCGATCAACCACTGTCTGACGAATTCCTTGGACAACTGTTTCTGCGGTTCATCTTTCGCCAAACGTTCTTCATACCCTTCGGCATAAAAGTAACGTGATGAATCCGGTGTATGGATTTCATCGATCAGGTAGATCTTACCGTCTTTCTTTCCGAATTCGTATTTTGTATCGACCAAGATCAATCCTCTTTCAGCAGCAATTTCAGTTCCGCGTGCAAACAGGGCATGCGCGTACTTCTCCAACTGTGCATAGTCTTCCTCCGTGACGATCCCTCTAGCGATAATGTCCGCTCTGGAAATATCCTCATCGTGGCCGACATCCGCCTTGGTGGATGGCGTGATGATTGGCTCAGGTAATTTTGCATTTTCCTTCAACCCTTCCGGCAACTTTACACCACACAATTCACGGCCACCGTCACGATACGTACGCCACAGGTGTCCGGAGACATAACCACGGATGACCATTTCAACCTTGAAGGGCTCGCAAGCCTTTCCGATCGTCACATTGGGATCCGGAACGGAAGCAACCCAATTCGGCACGATATCCGCAGTAGCCGCCAAGAATTTGGAAGCGATCTGATTCAATACCTGCCCTTTGTAGGGAATGGCTTTCGGTAGCACCACATCAAAAGCCGAAATCCGATCGGAAGCTACCATAACCAGGTAATCCGACCCGATCGTGTACACATCCCTCACTTTGCCTCTATAAAAAGCGGTTTGACCTTCGAAGTTAAAATTTGTTTCTTTTATTGTATTCATATGTATTGCGTCTTGGACGCGCTAATTAATTCTAAATATCTCCGTAAGCTTCCAGGATACGCTTCACTAATTTATGACGAACCACGTCGGAACCCGTTAGGTAAATCATATCGATGCCTTCGATACCGTCGAGGATCTTCACGGCATTGACCAGACCAGATTGCGTTTTCTTTGGCAAATCGACCTGGGTCATATCACCTGTTACGATAAACTTGGCCGTCGGTCCCATACGGGTCAGGAACATCTTCAACTGCATATCCGTGGCATTCTGTGCCTCATCTAGGATCACGAAACAGTTATCGAGTGTACGACCGCGCATAAAGGCCAGAGGTGCTACCTCAATGGTTCTGTTCTCCAGGTAGCCCTTCAATTTTTCCGCCGGGATCATATCGTCCAGGGCGTCATATAATGGGCGTAAGTATGGATCTACCTTCTCCTTCAAATCCCCAGGTAGGAAACCCAGGTTTTCCCCTGCTTCCACCGCAGGACGGGTCAGGATAATTCTTTTGATCTCTTTATTACGTAACGCACGGACAGCCAAAGCAACGGCTGTGTAGGTCTTTCCGGTTCCGGCAGGGCCAATGGCAAATAGGATATCGTTCTTATTGATGCTATCCACCATTTTGCGTTGGTTCGGCGTACGGGCACGAACGATCAATCCATTCGGGCCATATACGATCGGTTCACCTTTGAAAGCGGCCTTCTGTTCGCCCTCCTCTTTTTCCGGGATCACCGATTTCGCACTCGGCACGACACCAACTATACTCTCTAGACCTAATAACGATAAGGTCTGAAATTGGTTAATGTGCGCCAATACTTCGTCGAATACCTGTTGGAACCTGTTCCGCTCCCCTTCTTCACCCAATACTTTCAACGTATTTCCGCGAGCAACAAGGCGAAGCTTTGGAAATGCTTTTTTAATAAACTCAAAATTTTCGTTCTGAGCCCCCCATAATGTCACCAAATTGACAACATCCAAGTTGATTTCTAATTCACTCAAATTATATCGTTCTAAATTTTCGAATAGTCCAAGGTACGCACCTCGAATCGCTAATAAAGATATCAAAAAATCGGACATCTTGAAGCAATCTCAGGTATTTCAAAATCAAAAGTACAAACTAATTGAGCAGAATTAAAAGCATTTATATGGATTAATTCACATAAGATTTAGCAATCAGTTTAGTTTTTCTATTTTTGTAATTCACTGGCAAAAATAACTGTTAAAATTTTTTAGCTTCAGGCATTCTGAACACTATGGGAGTAATTACGTTAACCACTGACTTAGGTCATCGCGATTTTTATCAGGCTGCACTGAAAGGCAGCATCATTTCGCAGTTGCCAGATGTCCGTTTGGTCGACATCTCCCACGATATTCCATCCTTCAACATTCAGCATGCGGCCTTCGTCATCAACAATGCTTATCCCTATTTCCCGAAAGACACGGTGCACCTGATCGGTATCGACACGGTATTCCAAGAAGACTCCCGCTACCTTGCGATGTCCTACAAAGGGCAATACTTCGTGGGTGCGGACAATGGCATCTTCAGCATCATCACCGGGGAGGACCGCCCTGACGAAATGGTGGAAATCAACATTATGCAAGATTTGAGGTACCTACATTTCCCCTTGGCGGACATCTTGACCAAGGCGGCCTGTCACATTGCAAACGGTGGAAAACTCCGTGATATCGGATTACCGGTCGACAATGCCGTGCAGAAGGTTACATTCCAACCGGTCTATAATCAGAACAGCATCAAGGGCCATGTTACCTATATTGACTCCTTTGGGAACGTCATCAGCAACATCAGCAAGGATCTCTTCAACCGCGTACAGAACGGGCGCGATTTTATACTCCGCTTTAAGCGGAATGAAACCATCAGCAACTTGAGTTGGCATTACAATGAAGTCGCCGAAGGCGAAAAACTCTGTCTCTTCGGCATCAGTAATTTTCTCGAGATTGCCATCAATAAAGGCCATGCCAGCCAATTACTCGGTCTTTACCAAGACGAAACCATCTTGGTGGAGTTCCTGGAAAGCAAGTAATTCACCCAAAAACCAAAATGTTCCACGTTTTTTTATTGCCGTAAATCCCTGAAAATACAGCAGTTACCCCATTGTTTTTAGATATTAGGCACCATTATCCGGCCAACTCACCATCGCCCTATTCCATTTGGGAATATGGAGAGCATAAAAAAGGCGATAGAATAATTCTACCGCCTTATCGCCATACTGGCTTCTGGGATTTGTTAAACGTTGGTTGTGGATTTAGAACCCAAAACCAACCTTTAGGCTTGCCCTATGTGCATGAATGGATTTCGTAGCATGGTAATTATGAGTTGCCCCTGGCGTCATTAGCTGAGGCAACAATGGCACTGTCTCCTGATAGGTTTCCGAACCCGCCTTCTGGTAATGATAGCCTAGGGAAAGAGTAAAGGATCCTCTTGCGCCCAATTTCCACTTGACGCCGACCTGTGGAGCAACACGAAGGCCGCCTTCTTCTTTCCGGTCCGTCACTTGATCCCGAAAGCTCGCAAAACCATAGCCCACATCCAAACCGGCATACAATCCTGTGGTTTCGGGTTGTATGATGGTGTGGCGCACGCCCCCCGAGAGGGAAAACACATCCACCTCTTCTCCATGAGTCACAAATAACTTATCATACCCCAAGGTCCCTCCAAGCGTCCATTTCGGAGAAATAGCATACCCATTGAAGGTCTGTACCGTAAATCCACTTTCTTTCGTCTTAAAACCGTAAGGAAGTAAACCCAGCTCGGTATGATTGACAAATTTACGGTCCTGTGCAAACGCAGTGCTGCTCATTGAAAGCAAGACAACCATAAGGAATATATATCTTTTCATGCTGGTTACTTAGATGGAATTACGGAAATACAACTCAACTGTTTCAATTTTGCCGGGTCGCTGTAATCGAATTGGCAAACAGATTCCTTACCGATAACAATCAGTGATTTAGGCCCTGCAATCACATCGAAGCTCTTCAGGTTCTGCAGGTATTCCATCTGGTTATTGTCAACATCCATGACGTCATTGATCCGGAAGCTCTTAAACCCAAAATCACCTTCACAGACATATAGCGAGTTGCCCGAGAGTGCTAGCCCATGTGGATTCTTCATCTGGAATTTACTCACCAGCATCGGCTTCCGCAGATCTTGGATATCAACTACCTCCAAGACATTTTGAGAAGTGTTGCAATTTGTTCCACTTCGTAACGTAACAAAAGCATATTTATCATTTACAACCACGGGATCACAAGCACGTATATGCGTATAGGTGGCCAGTTTCTCGGGCGCCTGCGGATTCTTCACATTAAGAATATGCATACCATCATTTGCACCGACAAACAAGTTGTCCTTGTAAGGGAACAACGTTTCAATACCAAATCCAAGTGCGACATCCGTTTTAAATGCTGGCGAACGGCCATTGCGGAGGTCAAAAGCCTTGATCTTTTCCCCAAAAATTGCAAAGAGGTAATTATTATTCAAAGCGAATCGGGCCATCGATCCGGCTTGACCAACGCTGTTACCACTTTCAGCATACGAATCATACTCAATTCGGTAGCTTGGTATATACGTTTCTTTATAGGTGAAATCTACCAGCGAATCTTTGTACGCTATGGGGACCATATACTCATCGGATAGGACATCTTTTTGTACTCCATCCATAAAATAGCGCACTGCAAAAACATCTTTCTGCCGATCGATCTGCTTCGGCTTTGCGATGTTACTGATATCGAAAGTCACCAAATCTGTAACATTATCTACATAGAGCAGGTCATTTTGAATCGCCAAGTCAAAATTGCCCGGAATCGAAAGGAAACCAACAGACTTCGGACTGGATGGATTCTCATTGTTATAGATATGGATGCCTTTTTGCGGCTCATTGATGAACAGGTGGTTCTTATAGAGGTATATCTTCCCTGTTGCGCTCAACCCCTTACTCTGCTCCAAGGTAAAGGTCATGGCTCGCAAATCCTTCAGCTTGACTAGCACGGGCATGACCGTATTAAATTTCTGTCTCGTTTCGTATTTGTCACATCCCTGGAATATCATCAACAACAGCCAGCTGAAGATGAATAGGAAACTCCCTCGGGATCGGTTGATAAATTTCATAATCGTTAATTTTGGCTTGTAATACCCAGATAACGAAGCGCCTTACCGTAATGCTACAGCAAAAAAATTATTTTAAAGCAAAAAAAATAGTTTTGGAATAATACGATGGATTTTTAATCTTCGTTAAAACTGTGATATGAGAAAAATTTCCTTTCAATATGTAGCCCTTATCATACTGATGATGGTTTCCTGCTTGGTTTATGGACAAGATAGCACCATGGTCAAAGCGGATTCGCTCTCTTTTGAGTCCCAACGGGAGCGCGTGAATGCGCTGTTGAACGAACGGAGCCAGCGATTTGGTGAATACGATGTTTCCCTCGAGAAAAAGACCGGTGTCTTCGGACTGTTCAAGACCAAAAAGGACATGCAGAAATCTATAGACATCTTACGGCAGATCGTCCTGAACGACAACAATATCTTTATCGAAACACGCAAGCTGTTGGACCTGAAGGATGCCCAAAGCGAACGGTACCAACGCCTTGCAGATGAATACGACAAACAGATTTCGGCCTATATGGGCACCATTACCAAGCTGCAGAATGAAAATGAGAAACTGCGTGGAAATGTAGATGCGCTCGATGAATCAGAGACTGGGAACAATGCCCTGCTTTACCTGGCAGTTTTGGTTATTTTGATCTTGGGGACCTTGCTATTTCTGCAATACCGAAAGAATAGCAACAAAAAATTGACGCAATAGTGATAAGAAGACCTTTTTATATTGGTACTTTTGCTCGTTAAGTAAAAATTGGATCAATGGCCAGACCGAGATTGAACAGTGGTGATACGCATTCGGAAGATTTACCCAAGCCGAAAATAAACAAAGAAATCCTCCAAAAAGCTTTAAAGATATTCTCTTACATAAAGCCCTTCAAGTGGAAATTTGTTGTGGGCATGGTATTCCTTGTATTCTCCAGTTTAACGATGCTGACCTTCCCCGCACTGTTAGGGGCGATGATCGATGCGGCACAGGGCATACAATCGTATCCTTTCTTGCCGGCAAGCGTCAAGTTCATCGGTGGACTATCCCTGATCATCCTTACTTTCCAAGCCATTACCTCATTTTTCAGGATCCGCTTATTTGTGGAAATCGCTGAAAAAGCTTTGGCCAACATCCGTCGTGACAGCTACCATAAACTGATCACCCTACCTATCGATTTCTTTGCCAACCGACGGGTCGGCGAGTTGAACAGCCGTTTATCGGCGGACCTATCGCAGATCCAGGATACCATGACAACGACCTTGGCCGAAATGTTGAGACAGACCATCAGTTTAACCTTCGGGGTAATTCTATTGGTGTTCGTATCGCCGAAATTGGCATTGATGAACCTGAGTATTTTGCCGATAATCATCATTGTCGCCATGATCTTCGGGCGTTTCATCCGAAATCTTTCGCGTGAGTCGCAGGATAAACTGGCCGATTCCAACGCCATCGTGCAGGAGACATTATTGGGTATCAGCAACGTGAAAGCCTTCGTCAATGAATTTTTCGAATTTAAACGCTACTCCAATAAATTGGATCAAGCGGTAGGCTTGGCCGTCAAGGGTGCCACTTACCGCGGTATATTTGCATCCTTTATCATATTTGCGATTTTTGGCGCCGTAATCCTTGTGATCTGGTACGGAGCATCATTGGTTTCACGCAATGAAATCTCCGTTGGCGATTTAACGACCTATATCCTGTACTCTTTATTCGTTGCAGGATCGATGGGTAGTTTTCCGGAATTATATGCCAGTGTGCAGCGCTCTTTGGGTGCCAGTGAGCGGGTATTGGAAATCTTGAAAGAACAGCCTGAGGACATCCAGGTGAATGATGCCGACAAGGTTGTGCGGACACCGATTACGGGCGATATCGTATTTGACCACATTAGTTTTTCCTATCCTACGCGCCCTGACCTGGAGATCCTGAAAGACATTTCCTTTCACGTAGCTGCAGGAAAGAAAATGGCCATCGTTGGTCCTAGTGGAACGGGAAAATCGACCATAGCCTCCCTGATATTGCAGTTTTACCAGCCTTCTTCCGGAACGATCTATTACGACGGTATTCCCGCAGATGCGCTGCCACTGACCGATATTCGGAACCAGGTTGCTATTGTTCCGCAGGACGTCCTGCTCTTTGGCGGCACGATCCGAGAAAATATCGGCTATGGAAATCTCCATGCGGATGCAGAAGACATCATCACGGCGGCAAAACGCGCCAATGCACATAAATTCATCATGGACTTCCCTGAGGGTTATGACACCATCGTTGGTGAACGCGGTGTTAAGCTATCCGGCGGGCAGCGTCAGCGGATCGCTATTGCACGAGCGCTCCTGAAAGATCCGGCGATTTTGATCCTCGATGAAGCAACCTCCTCCCTGGATTCTGAATCTGAACGCATGGTGCAACTGGCACTCGAGGAACTTATGAAGAACCGAACTTCCATTATTATTGCGCACCGATTGTCCACCATCCGGGACGCTGACATGATCATCGTCGTTGAGAACGGCCTGATTTCAGACTTGGGCACCCACCAGGAATTGATGGAAAAAGACACCGGCCTGTACAGACATCTCTACACTTTGCAATCTCTTCAAGTGGTTGAAAGTTAATTTTTGTTAATTTAGAATATGTGAAAACTTTTTGGCGCAAGCCTTGTTTTATACTCACAGTACAATTGACAAATAGGATAAAAAAAATATAATCATGGAAAAAAATAGAAATGGATTAGTGGCATTCGCCCTATTAGGACTAGCAGTAGGAACAGCAGCTTATTATTTATTAGGCACTGAAGACGGCAAAAAGCAATTAGACCGTGCGAATGACGGCATTAAGAGCTTAACCAAGTCTATTAAGGATTTATCGAAGAAAGAAGCAAAACGTGCTTCCAGATTGGCTAAATCAGCTAAAGAAGATTTAGAGAACTTGAAAGATCGCGCTAAGAATGCGGGTCGTGATGCATTGGACAAAGCATCTTCAAAAGCAAACGAGTGGGCAAGCAAAGCTTCCGACGCTGCACAAAACGTAGGCGGAAAAGCTGAAGATATCGCTGACCGCGCAAAATCAGAAATTAAAAACGCTTAATTTCTAGAAACGCATTGACTCGCTCAACGGATTGATTCGTATCTTTGTAGACCATGAATCTTTTTGAGCAAGTTAAGACCTTAATATACAAAGATGTTGTCCTAGAATGGCGTTCTAAATATGCCATCAATAGCATCTTACTTTATGTGGTATCCACAGTATTTGTTTGTTATCAATCATTCAAATCTGTGGATACTCTTGTTTGGAACACTCTGTTCTGGATTATCCTGCTCTTCGCGGCCATTAATGCCATGAGCCGTAGTTTTGTGCAGGAGACGGGACCTCGCCAACTGTACTACTATGCGATTGTCAGCCCGAAAGCCATCATCCTGGCCAAGATCATCTACAATTCCCTATTGATGATCCTGCTGTCGACCATTGCCTTTATCGTGTACAACCTCATCTTTAAGAGCCAAGCGGAAAATATAGCAGTCTACCTGTTATCCATCCTGTTGGGCAGCATCAGTTTCGCCACAGTATTCACCATGGTTGCTGGTATCAGCGCGAAAGCGGGCAACAACAGTACCATCATGGCTATCCTGAGCTTTCCGGTCATCATCCCTTTGCTGATCGTACTGATCAAGCTTTCCATGAGTGGTGTCGTGGGCATGACAATAGGCGATAATTGGGGCGATATCGCTGTTTTATTGGCAATTAATATCGTCACAATTGCTATTTCTTTGCTCTTATTTCCTTACCTTTGGCGAGATTGATTTTTTAGTTCTTATGAGAAAGAGTTGGTGGAAAATCTTGGCGGTAGTGATGATCGCCAGTACGATAGTAGCCGGACTATTGGGTCCTGTCCCGGTATTACCCATTTTAAATGAAACAATCCGAAACGTCTATTTCCATGTCCCGATGTGGTTTGCGATGGTATTCCTATACTTAATTTCGGTCATCTATAGCATCAAGTACCTCAATTCGGGAA is a genomic window containing:
- a CDS encoding SAM hydrolase/SAM-dependent halogenase family protein — protein: MGVITLTTDLGHRDFYQAALKGSIISQLPDVRLVDISHDIPSFNIQHAAFVINNAYPYFPKDTVHLIGIDTVFQEDSRYLAMSYKGQYFVGADNGIFSIITGEDRPDEMVEINIMQDLRYLHFPLADILTKAACHIANGGKLRDIGLPVDNAVQKVTFQPVYNQNSIKGHVTYIDSFGNVISNISKDLFNRVQNGRDFILRFKRNETISNLSWHYNEVAEGEKLCLFGISNFLEIAINKGHASQLLGLYQDETILVEFLESK
- a CDS encoding outer membrane beta-barrel protein, whose product is MKRYIFLMVVLLSMSSTAFAQDRKFVNHTELGLLPYGFKTKESGFTVQTFNGYAISPKWTLGGTLGYDKLFVTHGEEVDVFSLSGGVRHTIIQPETTGLYAGLDVGYGFASFRDQVTDRKEEGGLRVAPQVGVKWKLGARGSFTLSLGYHYQKAGSETYQETVPLLPQLMTPGATHNYHATKSIHAHRASLKVGFGF
- a CDS encoding LVIVD repeat-containing protein, with the protein product MKFINRSRGSFLFIFSWLLLMIFQGCDKYETRQKFNTVMPVLVKLKDLRAMTFTLEQSKGLSATGKIYLYKNHLFINEPQKGIHIYNNENPSSPKSVGFLSIPGNFDLAIQNDLLYVDNVTDLVTFDISNIAKPKQIDRQKDVFAVRYFMDGVQKDVLSDEYMVPIAYKDSLVDFTYKETYIPSYRIEYDSYAESGNSVGQAGSMARFALNNNYLFAIFGEKIKAFDLRNGRSPAFKTDVALGFGIETLFPYKDNLFVGANDGMHILNVKNPQAPEKLATYTHIRACDPVVVNDKYAFVTLRSGTNCNTSQNVLEVVDIQDLRKPMLVSKFQMKNPHGLALSGNSLYVCEGDFGFKSFRINDVMDVDNNQMEYLQNLKSFDVIAGPKSLIVIGKESVCQFDYSDPAKLKQLSCISVIPSK
- a CDS encoding ABC transporter ATP-binding protein yields the protein MARPRLNSGDTHSEDLPKPKINKEILQKALKIFSYIKPFKWKFVVGMVFLVFSSLTMLTFPALLGAMIDAAQGIQSYPFLPASVKFIGGLSLIILTFQAITSFFRIRLFVEIAEKALANIRRDSYHKLITLPIDFFANRRVGELNSRLSADLSQIQDTMTTTLAEMLRQTISLTFGVILLVFVSPKLALMNLSILPIIIIVAMIFGRFIRNLSRESQDKLADSNAIVQETLLGISNVKAFVNEFFEFKRYSNKLDQAVGLAVKGATYRGIFASFIIFAIFGAVILVIWYGASLVSRNEISVGDLTTYILYSLFVAGSMGSFPELYASVQRSLGASERVLEILKEQPEDIQVNDADKVVRTPITGDIVFDHISFSYPTRPDLEILKDISFHVAAGKKMAIVGPSGTGKSTIASLILQFYQPSSGTIYYDGIPADALPLTDIRNQVAIVPQDVLLFGGTIRENIGYGNLHADAEDIITAAKRANAHKFIMDFPEGYDTIVGERGVKLSGGQRQRIAIARALLKDPAILILDEATSSLDSESERMVQLALEELMKNRTSIIIAHRLSTIRDADMIIVVENGLISDLGTHQELMEKDTGLYRHLYTLQSLQVVES
- a CDS encoding YtxH domain-containing protein, with product MEKNRNGLVAFALLGLAVGTAAYYLLGTEDGKKQLDRANDGIKSLTKSIKDLSKKEAKRASRLAKSAKEDLENLKDRAKNAGRDALDKASSKANEWASKASDAAQNVGGKAEDIADRAKSEIKNA
- a CDS encoding heme exporter protein CcmB, coding for MNLFEQVKTLIYKDVVLEWRSKYAINSILLYVVSTVFVCYQSFKSVDTLVWNTLFWIILLFAAINAMSRSFVQETGPRQLYYYAIVSPKAIILAKIIYNSLLMILLSTIAFIVYNLIFKSQAENIAVYLLSILLGSISFATVFTMVAGISAKAGNNSTIMAILSFPVIIPLLIVLIKLSMSGVVGMTIGDNWGDIAVLLAINIVTIAISLLLFPYLWRD